One genomic region from Proteiniborus ethanoligenes encodes:
- the rplA gene encoding 50S ribosomal protein L1, protein MAKRGKNYQDSAKLINRESLYEVDEAIELVQKTAKAKFDETVELHIKLGVDSRHADQQVRGAVVLPHGTGRTRRVLVFAKGDKAKEAENAGADYVGAEELVTKIQSENWFEFDVVVATPDMMGVVGRLGRVLGPKGLMPNPKSGTVTFEVEKAVKEIKAGKVEYRVDKTNIVHVPIGKISFGNEKLKDNFNALMDAVIKAKPAAAKGRYLRSVTITSTMGPGIKMNPAKIME, encoded by the coding sequence ATGGCAAAAAGAGGTAAAAACTATCAGGATAGTGCAAAGCTAATAAATAGAGAAAGCCTTTACGAAGTAGATGAAGCTATTGAATTAGTTCAAAAAACAGCAAAAGCTAAATTTGATGAAACAGTAGAGCTTCATATTAAATTGGGTGTTGACTCAAGACACGCTGATCAACAAGTTAGAGGTGCTGTAGTATTACCACATGGTACTGGTAGAACAAGAAGAGTTTTAGTATTTGCAAAAGGAGATAAAGCAAAAGAAGCAGAAAATGCAGGTGCTGATTATGTAGGAGCAGAAGAGCTAGTTACTAAAATTCAAAGTGAAAACTGGTTTGAATTCGATGTAGTTGTTGCAACGCCAGATATGATGGGTGTAGTTGGTAGACTAGGTAGAGTATTAGGTCCAAAAGGTTTAATGCCAAACCCAAAATCAGGAACAGTTACTTTTGAGGTTGAAAAAGCAGTTAAAGAGATTAAAGCAGGTAAAGTAGAATATAGAGTTGACAAAACTAATATAGTTCACGTTCCAATAGGAAAAATTTCATTTGGAAATGAAAAATTGAAAGATAATTTTAATGCTCTAATGGATGCAGTTATTAAGGCAAAACCAGCAGCAGCAAAAGGAAGATATTTGAGAAGCGTTACTATTACAAGCACAATGGGTCCAGGAATCAAAATGAACCCAGCAAAAATAATGGAATAA
- the rplK gene encoding 50S ribosomal protein L11, translating to MAKKVIAMVKLQIPAGKATPAPPVGTALGPHGVNIMQFTKEFNAKTADQVGMIIPVVLTVYQDRSFSFITKTPPVAVLIKKEAGIESGSGVPNKTKVAKISQEKVRKIAELKMPDLNAGSIEAAMSMVAGTARSMGVVVEE from the coding sequence ATGGCAAAAAAGGTTATAGCTATGGTTAAGTTACAAATTCCAGCTGGAAAAGCTACACCAGCACCACCAGTAGGTACAGCTTTAGGGCCACATGGTGTAAATATCATGCAGTTTACAAAGGAGTTTAATGCAAAAACTGCTGATCAGGTAGGTATGATAATTCCAGTTGTTTTAACAGTATACCAAGATAGATCTTTCTCATTTATAACAAAGACTCCTCCGGTAGCAGTATTGATTAAAAAGGAAGCAGGCATAGAATCAGGCTCCGGAGTACCAAACAAAACAAAAGTTGCTAAGATATCACAAGAAAAGGTAAGAAAGATAGCAGAGCTTAAAATGCCAGACTTAAATGCAGGTAGCATAGAAGCTGCGATGAGTATGGTTGCAGGAACTGCAAGAAGCATGGGAGTTGTAGTAGAAGAATAA